The Oncorhynchus nerka isolate Pitt River linkage group LG11, Oner_Uvic_2.0, whole genome shotgun sequence genome includes the window tcaagacatttcagctcttTATTTCTAATTAATTTGTAAAtatttcaaaaaacataattccactgacATCATgaggtgtgtgtaggccagtggaaCATctgaatttaatccattttaaattcaggctgaaacgcaacaaaatgtgtaaaagtcAAGGGGAGTGAATCAATTCGGAAGGTACTATGAATTCATGTTGATCAGGTTTTTCCTTTGGTGGACCCCATTTTTGATTGATATTTGTCCCAAAAAATCATGAATGCAACTTTTAATCTCAAGTTGTTTTTGTGTTCTACTTGTATCCCTGGTTGTCCTGAAATAAGTGAGGATAATTATAAGGGCTGGATATAAAGGAAGATAAATGAAAAGCCCATTTTTGTTGGGGTCTCGGAACTGATAGGGTTAAtagaaaaaagtgtgtgtgtaacatttgTCTACAAAGCTACATCTACACTGTCACTGGAAGTACAAGAAAATAGTCCTGATCTACACAACCCTCTGGTAACCCACAGACTCTGCTGTGCAAGGTTTATGTAGCCCTGGTAATAATCGATTCCTGGAGCGCGTCCTTTATTTGCCCATTAGTCCAGGAGACGTTGATGCCTTAGTAATGGCACAGGCTAAGGCTTGGGTAAAGAGACACAAGGCTTTAACAAACAGCGATACAAGCATTCAGTCATTTTAAAGCCGGGTCCATCTCTGGATGTATCAGTCTTTACGCAGTGTGGCATGAGAGCTCATGCTGGATATCACTGAAGACAAGCTTGGGTAAACTCAAACAAACAATTGTAAAGCTTTTCAAAAACTTATCTTTAGACACACGGAAGTTGCGCCCAGGTGAAAGAGGCTCTCCAATGGAGACTTGAGGGAGGAGACGAGAGATGAGTTGACTTCAAAAGACATCCAGGTGACCTATGTGACTGTGACAATATGAATGGGAACAATAACTTCACCTTGTGTCCGATCTCGGACTCTTATAAAAAGATCCTGCTCCCACTGACCTACAGCCTGGTGTTTGTTCTGGGTCTGACCCTAAATGGAGCACTGCTGTGGGTGGTGTGCTTCCGGACCCGGACCTGGACCTGCTCTGTCATCTACCTGACCAACCTGGCcgtggctgacctgctgtacgTGCTGTCCTTGCCGCTGCTCATTGTCAGCTATGCCATGGATGACGTATGGCCCTTCGGTGACATAATCTGCAAAGTCGTCAGATTCTTCTTCTGTACGAACCTCCACTGCAGCATGATGTTCCTCATGTGCATCAGCGTGCACCGGTTCCTCGGTGTGTGCTACCCGATTACTGCACTCCGGTTCAGGACCAAAAACATGGCTGTTTTGATGTCTGGCTCGGTTTGGGTCCTGGTGATGCTGGAGATATCACCAACCCTTTTGTTTGCTCACACCGGGTCCATCAACAACATGACGGTGTGCTATGAAATGACCAACCCTGGCCAGTTGTATACTTACTTTCCTTACGAGATGTTTCTGGACGTGGTTGGATTTCTGGTTCCTTTCATGATTATTATAATCTGTTACTGCTCAATGATGAGAGTGCTCTACCGGGCTGGAAGGGACAACTCACAGGAAGGGACAGAGAATCTAAACAAGTCCATACGCACCATTCTGGCGGTGTGCTTGATGTTCGTGCTGTGTTTTGTGCCTTATCACATTGCGCGGATAGTGTGCCTGTTCATACGCGTCTATGTGTCCAGTGACTGTAGAGTCATCAACTTGGTGATGATCGGCTATAAGATATGGAAACCCCTGGTCAGCTTCAACAGCTGCGCAAACCCACTGCTGTACTTCCTGGGTTCAGACAGGCAACGGAAGCAGCTCTGGGCCCAGTTATTTAGGAGTAAGATGGTCCATCCCGTGGTGTGCACAGTACAGCCAGATATAGTACCCACCGTGTCTGGTACTGACAGAAATCAGTGACTAATTCCTTTTTCTCTGCAAGTCAGAATTCGTATTTGATTTTAGTAGGTGAATGGCCAATTTTGTTCTAAGCCTTTTGGCACAGAATTACCCATTTGGTCAGGCAGCGCTGCTACATACAGATGGGTCCATCTTAGCCTCTACTATACTCTGCCACTCAGTCAAAGTGACAGCAGGTTAAAAGACTGATTCTCTGATGTGTTCTTAAGGGCCTTTGTCCCCTATTCTGGAAATAACACACAGCACATCTCTCTCAGAAAGTTTTTTGGAACCACATGTTTTTCCATTTCAAACAACAAAGTACAGAACTCATTATAATACCAAAGTAAACACCTTCAATATATTACTGACACTTAAATATAGTGCAATTTACATACACATTTCTCAGTCACATACCAATAAAGGCAATGGCTGTATTCAGTCATGAAGGTAATATCCTCACCTGTAGGTATGTGCAACATATTGTATCGCAGATAAATAGTGCCCTCTgctgttgacacagtagataacCATATCCACATTGCTGAGGACCATGCAGAcaattctttctttttttttacttaGTCAAGACTTTACACTTACTGTACAGGGCATGGAAaacatacattattacatcaaatAGTACTTTCAAGATACAAACATAGTTATGATGTATATAGTAGCTTATTTACACCATCAAATGTAATTTTGTGATTAGCTTAGAAACGGTAATACATAAACAAAAAGGCACAAGTGTGGCTTCACAGAAACGTATACAAAATACAGCAGTAGCTTTTCAGTTCTACGTCAGGTAAACACCTGAAAGTACATTGTAGTGGAGGATATTTTGTACCTTTTGTCCAGAGACATGGACACAGACTGAATTTCTATGTTGAGGGGGGGGGTTGTGCAGAGTAGGCCGCATCACTTCAGTACACTTCTGTGTGCCAGTGaagaccgggggggggggggggtacagcaGTGATCTGGGAGCTGGAGGAAGTAGAAGGGAATTTAGCATCCATCTGCATACGGTGTTTGTGTGTACCTGAGCTCCTAGTCTGGACAGGTAACGGTTGCACAGGCCAAAACCAGACATGGGCCTGAGTTTGGCCAGCTTTTCCCCAGTCTGCTGACTGACACTCTGACACCTTTCAACTCTACAAGGACAGCAGGGGAGTGGCATAATCATCATGGTAAACATACAAAAGTTGATTTGCCGTCCTGAGACAATACTGTAGTATATAAAAGTACATTTGATCAGACAGAATGACAATCAGTTCTGGCAAGGACACAATGGCCTGATAATGTTCTTTAACAAACACAGTGAACATCATATGTAACAAAAACAGGCATTTTTTTCATTCCTTCATAAATTTAACTGTGGCAATTTAAAATAGCCTAAAAGTACAACATGTAGTTTGAGGTCATTTTTTATTGCAAAAAATAAAATATGaatgtctctccaggaacagggttggagatctTTGCTCTAGGCAGTAGTACCCATAGAACACATGTTATTTAGAGCTGTTAGAGAGATCAACTATAAACAGACAGCACTCATTGCAATTTACACAGAGACTATTCTGGATCTAACAAAGACAAACAAACAGCCATCACAACTTTAGTGGTATATGGATA containing:
- the LOC115137801 gene encoding P2Y purinoceptor 3-like, which produces MNGNNNFTLCPISDSYKKILLPLTYSLVFVLGLTLNGALLWVVCFRTRTWTCSVIYLTNLAVADLLYVLSLPLLIVSYAMDDVWPFGDIICKVVRFFFCTNLHCSMMFLMCISVHRFLGVCYPITALRFRTKNMAVLMSGSVWVLVMLEISPTLLFAHTGSINNMTVCYEMTNPGQLYTYFPYEMFLDVVGFLVPFMIIIICYCSMMRVLYRAGRDNSQEGTENLNKSIRTILAVCLMFVLCFVPYHIARIVCLFIRVYVSSDCRVINLVMIGYKIWKPLVSFNSCANPLLYFLGSDRQRKQLWAQLFRSKMVHPVVCTVQPDIVPTVSGTDRNQ